Part of the Solanum pennellii chromosome 10, SPENNV200 genome is shown below.
TTTCGAAAATTTCATTACGTTTAAAGGCGTTTTAAAATGGTAacgaatatataaaatatcatttcgtatatatacatgtatatattctATAATAATATCGATCGAAGCCATAGTTATAGCTAGCTTATTTCTGATTGTTTCTTCCTCGTTGTTGATACTGAAAAAAACCTAACTAGATCATATATGCATGACATCAATAACATGCAAAAGACAAAAtaacataacttttttttttcaatcgtcgatacataaaatttaatcgaatcgaaaaaaaatatagttaccTAAAAGTTCCAAGGTCAGAGTAAGAAAGTGAACCATAGTCATTGGTTTGAGAATTCTTAAGCATAATGACAAGTGCCACTACACATAATCCCATAGGTAACAACCTCaatattatttcaccaatattaCTTCCATTATTTTCATTCTCCACAACAtttttttgtgtcaaatctCCCAtaaattgatattaatatttttttgacacAATTTGGACTAAGATATTGTGGAAAATAAGTTGAAGTGAGAGGGGGAGATTGGAGTGATGGATTGTTCACTacttattaatgaaaaatttttAGATGAGAAGTTGGGTAGTTTTGGAAATTTAATGCAATTTAAAGCTTTTACACACATTTCTATGcaaacatattaatgtatcttgATAACTATGCATTATGGCTAACCAtgtatagaaagaaaaaaaaaagtactctgtccgatattatttgtcataatttctatttttagagtcaaattgtaaaaattttgactaacaatttaagatatattttttgttcatattaatatgcaaaaaattataatttatagtacttttttatataattttagaatatctaattttttgatttagaatatcgaattaatatgatctaatttacctttaaaaattaattaaattgactttcgataagcgcaacatgacaaacaattctgGACGGAGAGAGTACTTTCATTTCATATTGGCAACTTGAGCTGGTTTGCCTTTAGAtctcataataatttatttgatacATTATGGAGAACATagagatatatttttaaaaaatatataaggatGGTGTATGAGTCAATCTGtacacattttaattaatttcttgagatatttgtcattttaataTGAGTATCAGATAATTTTATCACTAAAATTTAGAcgaatgaaaggaaaatacataattttataatgtaaatgtttggattgacttgaccataattaattttatgcGATATTTGTTATCTTTTATCAACATATCAGATAGTTTTATCCACCATAATATGGCGGAATGGAAAGAAATTACACAACTTGATCATTTTTTGGCTAATTTTACAAGATATTTTCTCTGTTCAACAATAATTATGTTCTATTTAGGATGATTAATAATAgggaaattgtatataatagcaaactaataacctaaaataaatagagtagctagggtttgatttaattgtgctccatagcaaatgtttgcaaaaaattgtcaggcgtttatctcccaaatatctcgctcgccactctcctccaatctctcgctcgcttcctcactttttatacaaacacaagagtataaaaattgtttctaattgtataaagcagaaaaaattgtataaatacatatatttttgttcccctctctcccctcttccagatctcgctcgccactctcccaaatctcgctcgccgccgtcgcctttctcacttatacaaacagaagcgaaatatatataaattgcgtttctgtttgtataaagcgtgagaaaattgtatatatacacatgcaaatacatatattttcgtcttatacacttataattatataataaaaatattcccctgcccagtttcttttgcctttctctctttttcgttttatacaatttgcttcaacagtatatgtatagcgaattatacagtttctatgtttgctatggagcgcaattatgcaaactttgctataacatacaaatataaattttttatttgctatatgtaaaAGTTGCCCTTAATAATATTTGTCCACTTATTGAAATCAATGGATAAGTTTTTTACTTGGTTCTCAATTTATCCGtatcattaattataattatctaccgattactttttttaaaacattgtgTTTAACTATTTATCATAAACAAAAggtgatatagtaaaattactCCTCTATATTTATAGTTTCTTAAAAAATGTGCAAAATCAATAATGATTAAATATTATTGAGCACTTGTCTACCAAAATTTGGatgcatgaaaaaaaattaaataaatttatactgCTAGTGTTTGAATCAACTTACGCATTCTTTGATTTGTTACCAccgatatatatattatcagaTATTATTATCCAATACAATTTGGCTAAATGGTATGAAATTGTATAATTGTgtttaaattgaaatttaaacctaaattttactaattaaaCTATGATCAACTTTTGTCTTATAGACAAAATTAATTATGCCCAATGGAGCAATAATAAACTTGCCCAACAAATTTTCAAGTCGTTAAACACAAAAAGGgcttaaaaatactttttatacTATCTCAAAACTGTCTAAATATACCTTTTATCCacttatttcattaaaaatattcgTTCAAATTCCTTTTTTTAAGCTTATTTTTGCCCTTATAAttaacaaacttttttttttttaatattttagatcTTTtgtaatagataaaaaaaataattcaagatcGATATTTATAGGTTCAATATCTTGCAAATAACCTAGTCTCAAGTAGTGACAGAATCAAGATTTTCAATAGAGGAgttcaaaaattgaaataatagaCACACGAAGTAGTCGAAGGGTGTTCAACATCTACTGtatatacctaaaaaattattttaactatatataaataatagggatcatgcacaagtaccccctcaatctatgcccgaaatttcagagacacacttatactatactaaggttctattacccctctgaacttattttattaataattttctacccctttttcacctacgtggcactatcacgtgggcccaacgctggttgattttttttttcaaattagtgtcacgtaggccgaaaaggggtagaaaattacttataaaataagtatagggggataataggaccttaatatagtacaaatgtgtctctgaaatttcgggcatagattggggaaatacttgtgcattttccttaaataatataattttttgtcaaaGAGATTTCGGATTAACCCGTAGCAGTAAAGTGGCTCCTCCACTAGTCTCAAGTTAAACCCGAGTTACAAAACACCATCATAGACATATTTAGTGTAATCTCAATagtaaaatatgaaagaaaataagacTAATATTAGTAGGATAGAGAAATTACTTTACCATATAgtctctttattaaaaaaaaacttatatctAAACAAAGACAAgggattattaaaaaaaaatatggaaaaaggCCTTTTGTTGAGTCTAGCTTCTAGCCACAAATTCCCCTCTTCAAGAAACAAGAAAAGGATAACAACAATTCCccaaaaaaacaaagagaaaaaatggCACtacaacttcaacatttatcatcatcatcaacaacacCTAAATTCCACATTTTTGCTTCTCAATTGCTACCAAATTTCCAAAATGTTGTGTGTgtctcaaaattaaaaaatggtgGCATAACAAGTCTAagattatcatcatcatcaagaatTAGGAAAAAAAGGACTACATATTTGTGTAGAATATCAGCTTCACTTTCACCTCTTGATTTGACTGAAGACAATATTATCCAAGTCCTAGAAGATGCAAAGGCTGAggtatatcatatttttaaatttctttttaataattgagaatattttatccttattatgTGTACGGTTCGAAATTCGATGGATAATAAGTTTGTTCTCTGACATTATGGGTTTATGTGGTGGAATGATAAgtgtttttttaatcattaattaaagGTTTCGAGTTTAAGTGAGTCCTACTATATCTTTGTTAGGATagattttatccttattttggAAATTCAGATTTAGTAGAACCCTAACGAGATAACGAATATAGCAGTcgaaaacaaaaatgaaatgtATAGGTTATGTGAACCCACCATCTTTGACTAAGATTTTGTATGTgttgaaaaatttaatataggACTACAAATGATATATTTCCGTACTCgaattcataaatttcaaatcttgaatTCACTTTACGTCAAAACCTACTTAAATCTTGTGTCTGAATTTATCAATAATCTCATTATTTGTTTTGGTGTTTGGATTCTGCAGTTGGCACAACTTTTTGATACTACAGTTGGGATAACAGGTGATTGATTTTTCTCAtcaaatgaataatgaaaattaagtcttgttctttttttttcttccttttatgTATTTAACAATAACATGCCTAGTGTAATCACACACGTGAGGTCTAGAGAGATCGAGCAATATGAACGCTGACCTTTTTCCCCGTCATAAAGAGAGGTTATTTCCGATAGACACTCAGACTGAACAAGAGGACACAAAATGTTTTACAGGAAAAGCAGAACTTGCAGAAGTG
Proteins encoded:
- the LOC107002286 gene encoding uncharacterized protein LOC107002286 isoform X2, translating into MALQLQHLSSSSTTPKFHIFASQLLPNFQNVVCVSKLKNGGITSLRLSSSSRIRKKRTTYLCRISASLSPLDLTEDNIIQVLEDAKAELAQLFDTTVGITGKAELAEVDGPYVKLRLSGKFWHTRSTVVARLGNFGGGYRR
- the LOC107002286 gene encoding uncharacterized protein LOC107002286 isoform X1, producing the protein MALQLQHLSSSSTTPKFHIFASQLLPNFQNVVCVSKLKNGGITSLRLSSSSRIRKKRTTYLCRISASLSPLDLTEDNIIQVLEDAKAELAQLFDTTVGITGKAELAEVDGPYVKLRLSGKFWHTRSTVVARLGNYLKQRIPEILEVDIEDEKQLDDSPANF